A stretch of bacterium DNA encodes these proteins:
- the gatC gene encoding Asp-tRNA(Asn)/Glu-tRNA(Gln) amidotransferase subunit GatC yields the protein MGKKFTRKEVDHLAFLARFSLKEKEKAKMARDLSEIIDFVSELRKLKSEDKEPFLFEDQINVFRKDEKPKRSDTESYLTNAPQRKRRFFKVPRILR from the coding sequence ATGGGAAAAAAATTCACTCGCAAAGAAGTTGACCACCTTGCCTTTTTGGCGCGATTCTCTCTTAAAGAAAAAGAAAAAGCAAAGATGGCTCGGGATTTATCGGAGATTATTGATTTTGTCAGTGAATTGAGAAAATTAAAATCAGAGGACAAAGAGCCGTTTTTGTTTGAGGATCAAATTAATGTTTTTCGTAAAGATGAAAAACCAAAAAGAAGCGACACTGAAAGCTATTTAACTAATGCTCCTCAAAGAAAAAGACGGTTTTTTAAAGTGCCTCGTATTTTAAGGTAA
- the gatA gene encoding Asp-tRNA(Asn)/Glu-tRNA(Gln) amidotransferase subunit GatA: MNITSLSISELKDGYLKKRFTPFEVIKSYLRRIETLDKKIKAFISLNERVLEEVKKIKPSEIKDLPLGGIPYSAKDLFLTKGLPTTAASKILENFIAPYESTVTERLAKAGALLLGKTNLDEFAMGSSTERSAFQVTRNPWDLDRVPGGSSGGPAAAVAARMHPFSIGTDTGGSIRQPASLCGVFGLKPTYGRVSRYGIIAMASSLDQAGPFSFSVKDSALVLKIISGFDKKDATSSRKEVPDFEKSIGKPLKGLRIGIVKEFFQKGLDQKVREKIEEAKIKLQKEGVKFVSVSVPKAKFALPIYYILMPAEVSSNLARYDGLRYGLSKKARSLRQTYELTRGKGFGDEVKRRIMLGTFVLSAGYREAYYILAQKARTALKDEFKKAFKKADLLLGPVSPTPAFKVGEKMTDPLQMYLADIYTVPINPAGLPAASVPCGFVKEDNKELPVSFQLIAPWFREDLIFQVAGAYERISPDDFKKPKI, from the coding sequence ATGAATATAACCTCTTTATCGATTTCTGAACTAAAAGATGGGTATTTAAAGAAGCGCTTTACTCCTTTTGAAGTAATTAAATCTTATTTGCGCAGAATAGAAACCTTAGATAAGAAAATTAAAGCTTTTATTTCTCTTAATGAAAGAGTGCTTGAGGAAGTCAAAAAAATAAAACCCTCAGAGATTAAAGATTTGCCTCTTGGTGGTATCCCTTATTCTGCTAAAGATCTTTTTCTAACTAAGGGGCTGCCGACTACTGCGGCTTCAAAGATATTGGAAAACTTTATAGCTCCTTATGAATCAACGGTAACAGAGCGTTTAGCTAAGGCTGGGGCTTTACTTTTAGGTAAAACAAACCTAGACGAGTTTGCTATGGGTTCTTCTACAGAGCGTTCAGCTTTCCAAGTTACTCGCAACCCTTGGGATTTAGATAGGGTTCCAGGCGGATCAAGCGGCGGACCGGCAGCAGCGGTAGCGGCCCGGATGCATCCTTTTAGTATTGGTACAGATACCGGAGGCAGCATCAGGCAGCCGGCTTCTTTGTGTGGAGTTTTTGGTCTCAAACCTACTTATGGTCGCGTTTCCCGTTATGGCATTATTGCTATGGCTTCTTCTTTGGATCAGGCAGGTCCGTTTAGTTTTTCGGTTAAAGATTCAGCTTTGGTTCTAAAAATTATTTCTGGTTTTGATAAAAAAGATGCTACTTCTTCCCGTAAGGAAGTGCCTGATTTTGAAAAAAGTATTGGCAAACCGCTGAAAGGATTGAGGATTGGTATTGTCAAAGAGTTTTTCCAGAAAGGATTGGATCAGAAAGTGAGAGAAAAAATTGAAGAGGCGAAGATAAAACTGCAGAAAGAAGGAGTAAAATTTGTTTCTGTATCTGTTCCTAAAGCCAAGTTTGCTTTGCCTATTTATTATATTTTGATGCCGGCAGAAGTAAGTTCTAATTTGGCTCGATACGATGGTTTGCGTTATGGTTTAAGTAAAAAAGCAAGATCTCTGCGTCAAACTTATGAATTGACAAGAGGGAAAGGTTTTGGTGATGAAGTAAAAAGGAGGATTATGCTGGGGACTTTTGTCCTTTCTGCCGGCTACAGAGAGGCTTATTATATTTTGGCGCAAAAAGCCAGAACAGCTCTAAAAGATGAGTTTAAAAAGGCCTTTAAAAAGGCAGATTTACTTTTGGGTCCGGTCTCCCCTACCCCTGCTTTCAAAGTGGGGGAGAAGATGACCGATCCGCTACAGATGTATTTAGCTGATATCTATACAGTGCCCATTAACCCGGCTGGCTTACCAGCTGCTTCTGTTCCTTGCGGTTTTGTTAAAGAGGATAATAAAGAACTGCCTGTATCTTTTCAGCTTATTGCTCCTTGGTTTAGAGAAGATTTAATCTTTCAGGTAGCAGGAGCCTATGAGCGTATTTCGCCTGATGATTTTAAGAAACCTAAAATATAG